A window from Shewanella livingstonensis encodes these proteins:
- the fre gene encoding NAD(P)H-flavin reductase, with protein sequence MKTIRCQIEKVTPFNDAVYQVFLKPETAFDFKAGQYLSVVMGEKDKRPFSIASAPNAALIELHIGAAVSESYPMQVVERLQTASHIDIEAPAGEAFLRSESHRPRILIAGGTGFSYIKSIVEAQIANGETINTKLYWGCRNEEAMYYQDIARQWHADHSWLEFIPVVELADSTWQGKQANLLEQIKQDFVSLNGYDIYIAGRFDMVGAARELFRELGVEEAHLYGDAFAFIK encoded by the coding sequence ATGAAAACCATTCGTTGTCAGATTGAAAAAGTCACCCCGTTTAATGACGCTGTATATCAAGTGTTCCTTAAACCTGAAACAGCCTTTGATTTTAAGGCTGGCCAATACTTATCTGTAGTCATGGGTGAAAAAGACAAACGTCCTTTTTCTATAGCTTCTGCCCCTAATGCTGCCTTAATTGAGTTGCATATTGGTGCTGCCGTTAGTGAAAGTTATCCCATGCAAGTGGTTGAACGGTTACAAACTGCAAGTCATATTGATATTGAAGCCCCTGCTGGCGAAGCTTTTTTACGTAGTGAGAGCCACAGACCGCGCATCTTAATTGCTGGCGGCACCGGTTTCTCATACATAAAAAGTATCGTTGAGGCACAGATTGCTAACGGTGAAACCATTAATACTAAATTGTATTGGGGTTGTCGTAACGAAGAAGCAATGTACTATCAAGATATTGCTCGTCAATGGCATGCTGACCATTCATGGTTAGAGTTTATTCCGGTAGTTGAACTGGCAGACAGCACATGGCAAGGCAAACAAGCTAATTTACTTGAGCAAATTAAGCAGGACTTTGTCAGCTTAAATGGCTACGACATTTACATTGCCGGCCGTTTTGACATGGTTGGCGCAGCACGAGAACTATTTCGTGAGCTTGGGGTTGAAGAAGCCCACTTATATGGCGATGCATTTGCTTTTATCAAATAG
- a CDS encoding EAL domain-containing protein, producing the protein MLLSGPVNIVYNILIIDDNLQNVLILENILSPLGNIFFAESGSNALALVDKIKPDVILLDIEMPDMDGWEVCRSLKANSLYSDIPIIFITGHTEPEFERLALESGGVDFITKPFNAPICCLRVHTQLKLRQQNRLMVKAKEELQQLVNQVPMLVTYWDNQGHNLFSNDYSGLWFESLNSNIKGKHISTIFPDELSNAILKHHRHISSDALKYVVTVPQKGMMSFYEVFQSEMKSSAGVDGYLVTVVDVSEVKHAKQALYSEKERLRVTLNSIGDAVIATDIKGLITFMNPIAERMTGWRLKEALHQKIENVMHLKDSDTQQTLLNPLYIALREQRIVAMALNSQLTSLGGHVFAVEDSAAPIRNENGEVIGAIMVFHDVGEAMAMAIKMSHLANHDQLTDLPNRILLQDRLSVACSTAKSYGTKAAALLVDIDHFKYLNDSLGHRYGDELICLMAKRIRTLIPASYTLARLGGDEFVILMSDTNSVDACSQLASTLVEAMHEPFILDNQKFNVSVSIGISVFPNDAADAEELMRHADVAMYRAKQEGRNRFCFFSHDLENAMMERHHLETCLRKALINNQLFVHYQPKFDLQTNAIVGAEALARLVNDEGVCISPTEFIPLAEESGLIILLGKQVLNKACAEAKRWLDMGHAIPISVNVAAAQFTDSSLPCVIKDALLSHGLPAHLLELEITETALMVDAAEMQNRLSELTSLGIKISIDDFGTGYSSLAYLKKFNVDVMKIDMSFIKDMLNNKHDYEIVKTIISLGKSMGLVLIAEGVETEAQRYALIELGCFMGQGYLFSRPLMTIDFETLLLQNQLLEV; encoded by the coding sequence ATGTTGTTATCTGGCCCAGTCAATATTGTTTATAACATCCTGATCATTGACGATAATCTCCAAAATGTACTTATACTTGAAAACATTTTATCTCCACTTGGTAATATCTTTTTTGCAGAGTCTGGCAGTAATGCACTCGCGTTGGTCGATAAAATTAAGCCAGATGTCATCTTACTCGACATTGAAATGCCAGACATGGATGGCTGGGAAGTGTGCCGATCACTTAAAGCTAATTCACTATATAGTGATATTCCGATTATTTTTATTACAGGTCACACAGAACCAGAGTTTGAGCGCTTGGCATTAGAAAGTGGTGGTGTCGACTTTATTACTAAGCCCTTTAATGCGCCTATTTGCTGTTTGCGGGTCCATACACAACTCAAGCTTAGGCAACAGAATCGGTTAATGGTTAAAGCTAAAGAAGAGCTGCAACAATTAGTCAATCAAGTCCCCATGCTTGTTACCTATTGGGATAATCAAGGCCATAATTTATTTAGCAATGATTATTCTGGTTTGTGGTTTGAGAGCTTGAACAGCAATATTAAAGGTAAGCATATTTCGACTATTTTTCCTGATGAACTCAGTAATGCGATTTTAAAGCATCACCGCCATATATCTTCTGATGCGTTAAAGTATGTTGTTACTGTTCCTCAAAAAGGGATGATGAGTTTTTACGAAGTTTTTCAGTCAGAAATGAAATCAAGTGCTGGAGTTGATGGTTACTTAGTGACTGTCGTTGACGTTTCTGAAGTAAAACATGCTAAGCAAGCATTGTACTCAGAAAAAGAGCGTCTTCGAGTGACACTTAATTCTATTGGTGATGCGGTTATTGCCACAGATATTAAAGGATTGATTACTTTTATGAACCCGATTGCGGAGCGCATGACGGGTTGGAGGTTGAAAGAAGCATTGCATCAAAAAATTGAAAATGTAATGCATTTGAAAGATTCTGATACCCAGCAAACATTATTAAATCCTTTATATATCGCGTTGCGTGAACAGCGAATCGTGGCGATGGCCCTAAACAGCCAGTTAACATCACTTGGCGGACATGTGTTTGCTGTGGAAGATTCTGCTGCCCCTATCCGTAATGAAAATGGTGAAGTAATAGGTGCCATTATGGTCTTTCATGATGTTGGCGAAGCGATGGCTATGGCAATAAAAATGAGCCATTTAGCCAATCATGATCAGTTAACTGATTTACCTAATCGGATATTACTTCAAGACCGATTAAGCGTCGCATGTTCAACGGCAAAATCCTATGGCACCAAAGCGGCTGCATTATTAGTAGATATTGATCATTTTAAGTATCTTAATGATTCGTTAGGACATCGATACGGTGATGAACTTATTTGTTTAATGGCAAAGCGAATACGGACCTTAATACCCGCATCGTATACATTAGCCAGATTAGGCGGTGACGAATTTGTGATTCTAATGAGCGATACTAATTCAGTTGATGCTTGTTCGCAATTAGCATCGACATTAGTTGAAGCAATGCATGAACCTTTTATTCTAGACAATCAAAAGTTTAATGTCTCCGTTAGCATTGGCATTAGCGTGTTCCCTAATGACGCTGCAGATGCTGAAGAATTAATGAGACATGCTGACGTTGCCATGTATCGCGCCAAGCAGGAAGGGCGTAATCGTTTTTGCTTTTTCTCGCATGATTTAGAAAATGCCATGATGGAGCGCCATCATTTAGAGACGTGCTTAAGAAAGGCATTAATCAACAACCAGCTTTTTGTGCATTATCAGCCTAAATTTGATTTACAGACTAACGCTATTGTTGGTGCTGAAGCATTGGCAAGATTAGTTAATGATGAGGGAGTGTGTATTTCTCCTACAGAGTTTATTCCATTAGCAGAAGAGTCTGGTTTAATTATTCTGTTAGGCAAACAGGTGCTTAATAAGGCCTGTGCAGAAGCTAAGCGCTGGTTGGATATGGGTCATGCTATCCCTATTTCGGTGAATGTTGCTGCGGCACAGTTTACCGACTCTAGCTTGCCCTGTGTGATCAAAGATGCATTATTGAGTCATGGTCTACCAGCACATTTACTTGAATTAGAAATCACCGAAACGGCATTAATGGTTGATGCTGCTGAAATGCAAAATAGGTTGAGTGAGTTAACTTCATTGGGTATCAAAATTTCGATTGATGACTTCGGCACAGGCTATTCCAGCCTGGCCTATTTGAAAAAATTCAATGTCGATGTGATGAAGATTGATATGTCTTTTATTAAAGATATGCTCAACAATAAGCACGATTATGAAATTGTTAAGACTATTATTTCATTAGGTAAATCGATGGGGTTAGTCTTAATCGCTGAGGGTGTTGAAACTGAAGCACAACGCTACGCATTAATTGAGTTAGGATGCTTTATGGGCCAAGGGTATTTGTTTAGTCGTCCTTTAATGACCATTGATTTTGAAACCTTGCTATTACAAAACCAATTACTGGAAGTGTAA
- a CDS encoding ABC transporter substrate-binding protein, whose protein sequence is MIKVFNLLLWALMVTGIVSCDLGTSQALSVSALKDPIKIAVSNTPLSAPFFIAQQQGYFKANGLNVELVRFDSGVKCFEALKSKQVDLATASETVVMFNSFKQTNFSVLASFVESDNDLKLLSLTPQKYQQLDNLAHARVGIVKGSASEFFFDSLLIMYNKTQQPIERIYLHSDQLIPALLNNEVDIISAWEPLSYLLTQQIALNTKVINSRGLYHLSFNLIELTETTLSTSEKLALLKSINDATDYIHVQPDLAQAKISSVLNIDLSQLNYSWNDYTFRLSLSNALFSNVQTQSQWAIDNQLVSEESRADFRQIFDRKLLETFMGLEAGW, encoded by the coding sequence ATGATCAAAGTGTTTAATCTTTTGCTGTGGGCTTTAATGGTCACCGGCATTGTCAGTTGTGACCTTGGAACAAGCCAAGCTCTTTCGGTGTCAGCCTTAAAAGATCCTATCAAAATAGCGGTTTCTAACACTCCTCTTTCAGCACCTTTTTTTATTGCACAACAGCAAGGTTACTTTAAAGCTAACGGTTTAAATGTAGAACTGGTGAGATTCGACAGTGGGGTTAAATGCTTCGAAGCCCTGAAAAGTAAACAAGTAGATCTAGCAACTGCCTCTGAAACAGTAGTAATGTTTAATAGTTTTAAACAGACAAATTTTTCGGTATTAGCCAGCTTTGTAGAATCAGATAATGATCTTAAGCTCCTGAGCTTAACACCACAAAAATATCAACAGTTAGATAATTTAGCCCATGCCCGAGTGGGTATTGTAAAGGGCAGTGCCAGTGAGTTTTTTTTCGACAGCCTGCTCATTATGTATAATAAAACTCAGCAGCCTATAGAGCGAATATATTTACATTCTGACCAGCTTATTCCTGCATTATTAAATAATGAAGTTGATATTATTTCAGCTTGGGAGCCATTAAGTTATTTATTAACCCAACAAATCGCTTTAAATACAAAAGTTATTAATAGCCGTGGTCTATATCATTTATCCTTTAACTTAATCGAGCTAACAGAAACTACGCTATCAACCAGCGAAAAGTTAGCCCTACTTAAATCAATTAATGATGCAACAGATTATATTCATGTGCAGCCAGATCTTGCTCAGGCAAAAATTAGTAGCGTGTTGAATATCGATCTATCCCAACTTAATTATTCTTGGAATGACTATACTTTTAGATTGTCACTCAGTAATGCGTTATTTTCTAATGTTCAAACTCAAAGCCAGTGGGCAATTGATAATCAGTTAGTCTCGGAGGAAAGCAGAGCCGATTTCAGGCAGATTTTCGATCGAAAATTATTAGAAACATTCATGGGTTTAGAGGCGGGGTGGTAA
- the ubiA gene encoding 4-hydroxybenzoate octaprenyltransferase — MSLQDKLRAYARLMRIDRPIGTLLLLWPCLMALVLAAQGLPDIKVLLIFIVGVVIMRANGCIINDFADRKLDAHVERTSMRPLVSGEVSVKEALILFTLLGLAAFSLVLWLNPLVVQLSVVGIVLTVMYPFMKRVTNMPQMFLGIVWSWSIPMAYAAQLGEVPAEAWWLFMANWCWTVAYDTMYAIVDRDDDLKVGIKSTAILFGRFDRQIIGLFQLAALGCFIMAGLVAERGVIYGLGIISFIGFAVYQQQLIYRHERAPCFKAFLNNNWAGMILFIALALDYMI, encoded by the coding sequence ATGTCATTGCAAGACAAGCTGCGTGCTTATGCACGATTAATGCGCATTGATAGACCTATTGGCACTTTACTGTTGCTATGGCCGTGTTTAATGGCACTGGTGTTAGCGGCTCAAGGGTTGCCGGATATTAAGGTGCTGCTGATTTTTATTGTTGGCGTGGTGATTATGCGCGCCAATGGCTGCATTATTAATGACTTTGCCGATCGTAAACTAGATGCTCATGTAGAGCGTACGAGTATGCGACCGTTGGTGTCGGGGGAAGTGTCTGTTAAAGAGGCTCTTATCCTATTTACTCTCTTAGGTTTGGCTGCATTTAGCTTAGTATTATGGCTCAACCCACTGGTGGTACAGCTATCTGTTGTTGGGATTGTGTTGACTGTGATGTACCCGTTTATGAAGCGGGTGACCAACATGCCACAAATGTTTTTGGGCATTGTGTGGAGTTGGTCAATTCCGATGGCCTATGCAGCCCAGCTGGGTGAAGTCCCTGCAGAAGCTTGGTGGCTATTTATGGCAAATTGGTGTTGGACGGTGGCGTACGACACTATGTATGCCATAGTCGATCGTGACGATGATTTAAAAGTAGGTATTAAATCAACGGCTATCTTATTTGGTCGCTTTGATCGGCAAATCATCGGTTTATTTCAACTAGCTGCGCTCGGGTGTTTTATCATGGCCGGACTGGTTGCTGAGCGTGGGGTTATTTATGGCTTAGGCATTATCAGCTTCATTGGTTTTGCCGTTTATCAGCAACAATTAATTTACCGCCATGAACGTGCTCCCTGTTTTAAGGCATTTTTAAATAATAACTGGGCAGGGATGATATTGTTTATCGCGCTTGCACTTGATTATATGATTTAA
- a CDS encoding nucleoside triphosphate pyrophosphohydrolase family protein → MKLSQLTQPIYDHLYRDIFEFRNTFDLPVNDSASLDDKADTLHTSLIIEEMTELAEADSRMEQADAIVDSVYVLMGRLVHLGASQVSDRIEISYLIDLMLNVAKNRQIDFIQCWDEVHSSNMSKVCRNQQELDETIAFYAKQGVEIVGSTKGEFIIAKCAKDVDMAGKVVRQGKVLKSVYYRPADLTTLVRD, encoded by the coding sequence ATGAAACTCAGTCAATTAACCCAACCCATTTACGATCATTTATACCGCGACATTTTTGAGTTTCGCAACACCTTTGACCTACCTGTTAATGATAGTGCTAGCCTAGACGATAAAGCAGACACTCTACATACATCATTAATTATTGAAGAAATGACTGAGCTTGCAGAAGCCGACTCGCGCATGGAACAAGCTGATGCCATTGTTGACTCAGTTTACGTGCTAATGGGCCGCTTAGTACACTTAGGAGCCTCTCAGGTAAGCGATCGTATTGAGATCAGCTACCTTATCGATTTAATGCTAAACGTGGCTAAAAACCGTCAAATAGACTTTATCCAATGCTGGGATGAGGTGCACTCAAGTAATATGAGCAAAGTATGCCGCAACCAGCAAGAGTTAGACGAAACCATCGCCTTTTACGCTAAACAAGGTGTTGAAATAGTCGGTAGCACTAAAGGTGAGTTTATTATTGCCAAGTGCGCTAAAGATGTTGATATGGCAGGTAAAGTGGTACGCCAAGGCAAAGTGTTAAAGTCGGTTTACTATCGCCCGGCAGACTTAACCACATTAGTACGAGATTAA
- a CDS encoding diguanylate cyclase domain-containing protein — translation MMLSKRLKLTAALCSLLTLIVGLSLVQVHHYQQQIYRQLNYSMKLQISIDSLRSQLWLYQEYTDDRGLSELNMRQAELAKDLSEDIQWAIQQKLIIGNINRLNTNIRTLINTQNSYHSKQVNVSSILTAERLFKAKYSMVIEEMTEEMFRLHQLSIKQASQKQQTLLYLVGVVLLILAILVTAWSFMTLIRFKKGLASLNQGMDALAAGDLTSQINVSDTDELSALSDNFNKMKQSLAQITIKKDELKQEVDSQTRKLIEQQDRLIFLAEHDELTGIYNRRAFIKQIDTAIARDLRGDNQAALLFIDLNKFKDINDTLGHSIGDEVIMTIAKRLVNNLRATDIVGRLGGDEFIIWLDMIPDPIDIEYKINQFLVSIKQPIIVGQHTLQVGASIGVSVLPKHGLNSRELICAADTAMYQAKADHTIEFCFYTDNHGVSALATS, via the coding sequence ATGATGTTATCCAAGCGTCTAAAACTAACCGCGGCACTGTGCTCACTGCTTACATTGATTGTCGGCTTATCGCTAGTCCAAGTTCACCATTATCAACAACAAATATATCGTCAACTTAATTACTCAATGAAGTTACAAATCAGCATTGATAGTTTGCGCAGTCAGCTATGGCTATATCAAGAGTATACCGATGACCGAGGGCTTTCCGAGCTGAATATGCGCCAGGCAGAATTAGCTAAAGATTTGTCAGAAGACATTCAATGGGCGATACAGCAAAAGCTCATTATCGGGAATATTAATAGATTGAATACTAATATTAGAACACTCATTAATACTCAAAATAGTTACCACAGCAAACAAGTCAATGTGTCATCAATACTCACAGCGGAACGATTATTTAAAGCTAAATACAGCATGGTGATTGAAGAAATGACTGAAGAAATGTTCCGCCTTCATCAATTGTCGATTAAACAAGCAAGCCAAAAACAACAAACATTATTATACCTGGTGGGAGTCGTGCTATTGATATTAGCGATTCTGGTTACCGCATGGTCTTTTATGACCCTAATTCGATTTAAAAAAGGATTAGCCTCACTCAACCAGGGTATGGATGCTCTTGCCGCAGGCGACCTAACCAGCCAAATTAACGTTAGCGATACCGATGAGTTATCTGCTTTGTCTGATAATTTTAATAAAATGAAACAATCGCTGGCGCAAATAACTATCAAAAAAGATGAATTAAAACAAGAAGTAGATAGTCAAACCCGCAAGCTGATTGAACAACAAGATCGATTGATTTTTTTAGCTGAACACGATGAATTAACTGGTATTTATAACCGCCGCGCATTTATAAAACAAATTGATACTGCCATTGCAAGGGATTTGCGTGGAGATAATCAAGCGGCATTATTGTTCATTGATCTTAATAAATTTAAAGATATTAACGATACCCTTGGCCACAGTATTGGCGATGAAGTGATCATGACCATAGCAAAACGTTTGGTCAATAATTTACGCGCTACTGATATTGTCGGACGATTGGGAGGCGATGAATTTATCATTTGGCTCGATATGATCCCCGATCCGATTGATATTGAATATAAAATAAATCAATTTTTGGTCAGTATTAAGCAACCTATTATAGTTGGCCAACACACTTTACAAGTCGGTGCGAGTATCGGTGTTAGTGTGCTGCCTAAACATGGTTTAAATAGCCGAGAACTCATCTGTGCGGCAGATACCGCGATGTACCAAGCTAAAGCTGATCACACTATTGAATTTTGTTTCTATACTGACAATCATGGAGTATCGGCTTTAGCGACCTCATAA
- a CDS encoding alpha/beta hydrolase: MKQTYWLIGLMISCWSSLACALANNDVVQPRSPIHKVDVYSTATTVTIPRTHQFILKDGDRRYPVLIKLPKNYQQNSVHQYPVIYMTDGLYSLQVVSGATRFPMNSNMMQQAILVAINYQKPSKGPTSRIRDYTPSHDPSWKLLTGEAKRHVSFISDVVMPFVEANFRVDKQHDTFMGNSLGGLLGAYILLERPRLFDYYVLGSPSLWFDNKQLLQQFTRRFSQTSAISAKVFVGIGELEKPPYTHENHHMVADAQAFYQILQSHPSAQSGDLTLKLLVIPEADHSMAFPTTAIHGLSWLFKRVE, encoded by the coding sequence ATGAAGCAAACTTATTGGTTAATCGGTTTGATGATAAGTTGCTGGTCGTCCCTAGCTTGTGCGTTAGCGAATAATGATGTTGTACAACCTCGTTCACCTATCCACAAGGTTGATGTGTATTCAACCGCGACAACCGTCACTATTCCCCGTACCCATCAATTTATACTTAAAGATGGCGATCGTCGTTATCCTGTGTTGATAAAGCTACCTAAAAATTATCAACAGAACAGCGTGCATCAATATCCTGTTATTTACATGACCGATGGTTTGTATAGTTTACAAGTGGTGTCTGGCGCGACTCGATTCCCAATGAATAGCAATATGATGCAGCAAGCTATTTTGGTGGCAATCAATTATCAAAAACCAAGTAAAGGCCCTACGAGCCGAATTCGAGATTATACTCCAAGTCATGATCCTAGCTGGAAATTACTAACGGGTGAGGCTAAACGGCATGTTAGCTTTATCAGCGATGTTGTGATGCCCTTTGTTGAAGCGAATTTTCGGGTTGATAAGCAGCACGACACCTTTATGGGTAATTCGTTAGGTGGCTTATTGGGTGCCTATATTCTTTTAGAACGACCAAGACTATTTGATTATTATGTGTTGGGTAGCCCATCTCTGTGGTTCGATAATAAGCAATTGTTGCAGCAGTTTACTCGGCGTTTTAGTCAAACATCTGCAATATCAGCGAAAGTCTTTGTTGGTATTGGTGAATTAGAAAAGCCGCCTTATACTCATGAGAATCACCATATGGTGGCGGATGCTCAGGCTTTTTATCAAATACTTCAATCTCATCCCTCGGCACAATCTGGCGATTTAACACTTAAGCTGCTGGTGATCCCTGAGGCCGATCATTCGATGGCTTTCCCTACAACCGCAATTCATGGTCTATCTTGGTTATTTAAACGCGTTGAGTAA
- the ubiD gene encoding 4-hydroxy-3-polyprenylbenzoate decarboxylase, translating to MSFKDLRSFIDHLEANGELKRISYPVDPHLEMTEIADRVLRSGGPALLFENPTNHTMPVLVNLFGTPKRVAMALGKNDPLALREVGELLAFLKEPEPPSGFKDAIAKIPMYKQALNMPPKTVRNPPCQQVVKTGDEVDLTALPIQHCWPGDVAPLVTWGLTITKGPRQKRQNLGIYRQQLLSKNKLIMRWLDHRGGALDFKDFKQLHPGERYPVVVALGSDPVTILGAVTPVPDSMSEYAFAGLLRGERTEVCKAISCDLEVPATSEIILEGYIDPDETAEEGPYGDHTGYYNETDSFPVFTVTHITHRKDAIYHSTYTGRPPDEPAMLGVALNEVFVPILRKQYPEIIDFYLPPEGCSYRMAIISIRKQYPGHAKRVMMGAWSFLRQFMYTKFIVVVDEDVNCRDWQDVIWAITTRMDPTRDTMMVDNTPIDYLDFASPVAGLGSKMGLDATNKWPGETTREWGTPIVMDDKTKQRIDQIWDDLGIEDVPTL from the coding sequence ATGAGTTTTAAAGATTTACGCAGCTTCATCGATCATTTGGAAGCAAATGGTGAGTTAAAGCGCATTAGCTATCCTGTTGACCCTCATTTAGAAATGACGGAGATCGCCGACCGTGTTTTACGATCGGGTGGCCCCGCACTGTTATTTGAAAATCCTACTAATCACACCATGCCAGTATTGGTTAACTTATTTGGCACGCCTAAGCGCGTGGCAATGGCATTAGGTAAAAATGACCCTCTGGCTTTGCGCGAAGTTGGAGAATTATTAGCATTCTTAAAAGAGCCCGAGCCACCAAGTGGCTTTAAAGATGCCATCGCGAAAATTCCTATGTATAAGCAGGCATTAAATATGCCGCCAAAAACAGTCCGTAATCCGCCTTGTCAGCAAGTGGTTAAAACCGGTGATGAAGTCGACTTAACTGCATTACCCATTCAACATTGCTGGCCAGGAGATGTGGCCCCATTAGTTACTTGGGGACTCACCATCACCAAAGGACCGCGTCAAAAAAGACAAAATTTAGGTATTTATCGCCAACAGTTATTGAGTAAAAATAAACTGATCATGCGCTGGTTAGATCACCGCGGCGGCGCCTTAGACTTTAAAGACTTTAAACAGCTCCATCCAGGTGAACGTTATCCTGTTGTGGTGGCATTAGGTAGCGATCCTGTGACCATTTTGGGTGCCGTGACCCCAGTGCCAGATTCCATGAGTGAATATGCTTTTGCAGGTTTACTGCGCGGCGAACGTACTGAAGTATGCAAAGCCATTAGCTGCGATCTTGAAGTACCTGCCACCAGCGAAATTATTCTTGAAGGTTATATCGACCCTGATGAAACCGCAGAAGAAGGCCCATACGGCGATCACACCGGTTATTATAACGAAACTGATTCCTTTCCAGTATTTACCGTTACCCATATTACTCACCGTAAAGATGCTATTTATCATAGTACCTACACTGGCCGTCCACCCGATGAACCAGCAATGTTAGGGGTGGCGTTAAATGAAGTATTTGTACCTATTTTACGTAAGCAATACCCAGAAATTATTGATTTTTATTTGCCCCCTGAAGGTTGCTCTTACCGCATGGCAATCATTTCAATCCGTAAACAATATCCAGGGCATGCTAAGCGTGTAATGATGGGCGCTTGGTCATTCCTTCGCCAATTTATGTACACTAAATTTATTGTGGTTGTTGATGAAGATGTCAACTGCCGCGATTGGCAAGATGTTATTTGGGCCATTACCACAAGAATGGATCCCACTCGCGATACCATGATGGTAGATAATACTCCTATCGATTACCTTGACTTTGCATCTCCTGTTGCTGGTTTAGGATCGAAAATGGGCTTAGATGCCACCAACAAATGGCCAGGCGAAACGACTCGAGAGTGGGGTACTCCCATTGTGATGGATGACAAGACAAAACAGAGAATTGACCAAATTTGGGATGATCTCGGTATTGAAGATGTACCAACATTGTAA